The DNA sequence GTCTCGGGGGGTGCCTCCTCGGGGAGCGTGTCGGACGACTCCCGGAGCGCGGTGGGGGCCACCGGTCCGGGCGAAGGGGTCTGCGCTATCGGAGCGACCGCCGCCGGCATCACCGTGGACGACGCCTGCGCGCTGAGGTACGCCTCCTTCTTGTCCGCCTCCCGGATGACGGCGTGGATCCCCTCGGTCCGCTTGCGGTGCGCCTCGGCCGTCGTCTGCTTGGCCGACTCGTCCGCGTCGTCGACGAGCTCGGGCGGCGGCTTCACGTGGTGCTCCCACTGAGCCAGGACGGGCATCTCGTGGATCAGCCCCTCGTAGGTGTAGGCCGTGTACTCGAACGCGGGAGCCCAGTGCAGCGCGTCGAACGGACAGACCTCCACGCAGATCCCGCAGTACATGCACAGCCCGAAATCGATGGCGAAGCGGTCCAGCGCGTTGACCGGCTTGCGGCGGCCCGGCTTCTGCTCCTTGTGTCCTTCGATGTAGATGCACCAGCAGGGGCACTCCTTCGAGCAGAGCATGCAGACCGTGCAGTTCTCCTCGAGCAGGGCTATCACCCCGCGGAACCGGGGAGCCAGTTCTATCCGCTCCTCCGGGTAGTGGACGGTCACCGCGCGAGAGAGCATCGCTCGGAGCGTGACCTTCATCGCCTGGAGCAGCCCTACGGCGGGGAGGCGGAACCGGCGCGGCCGCTGCCTGCGCTCGACCTCCCGGATCGTCGCGTCGCTGTGCTCGGTCTTCACGTCAGCACTCGATAGAGGCCCACGGCCAGGATGTTCGCCAACCCTACCGGGATGAGCAGCTTCCACGCGAACCTCTGGAGCTGGTCCTCGCGCATGCGCGGCATCGTGAACCGGACCCAGATGAACAGGAAGCAGAGGACGGACATCTTCACGAGGAACCACCCGATGCCGACGACCCACTGCAGGTTGGTCGGGACGAGGTCCGCGCCGGGTCCGTGCCATCCGCCCATGAACATCACGACCATCGCCGCGGCCAGCGCGAGGATGTGGGCGAACTCCCCGATGAAGAAGAACAGGAACCGCATCCCCGAGTACTCGGTCATGACGCCGGCGATGATCTCGGACTCGGCGATGGGCATGTCGAACGGCGGCCACAGGACCTCCGCGAACGACGCGGTCAGGAACAGGAGCATCGCCACGAGCCCGAAGGGGGTGAACATGAACCAGAGCCCCTCCTGGGCCTCCACGATCCGCGTCAGGTTGAGGCTCCCGGCGAGCATGGCGATGACCGCCGCGGAGAAGACGATCGGTAGCTCGTACGCGATGATCTGACCGACCGCTCGCACCCCCCCGACGAGCGAGAACTTGTTCGCGGACGAGGCGGCGGCCATGACGACCCCGATCGCCCCGATCGCCGAGATGGCGAGCAGATAGAAGAGCCCCAGGTCGAGGTCGGCGCCCACGACCCCCGGCCAGACGGGGATGACCGCGAACAGCATGATCGAGGGCACGAGGACG is a window from the Actinomycetota bacterium genome containing:
- a CDS encoding NADH-quinone oxidoreductase subunit I — its product is MKVTLRAMLSRAVTVHYPEERIELAPRFRGVIALLEENCTVCMLCSKECPCWCIYIEGHKEQKPGRRKPVNALDRFAIDFGLCMYCGICVEVCPFDALHWAPAFEYTAYTYEGLIHEMPVLAQWEHHVKPPPELVDDADESAKQTTAEAHRKRTEGIHAVIREADKKEAYLSAQASSTVMPAAVAPIAQTPSPGPVAPTALRESSDTLPEEAPPET
- a CDS encoding complex I subunit 1 family protein → MTSLPPALQSVAAAVLIFLAVQPLLAVFLYAFLKIHSHIMSRVGPMYAGRFHGVGQPIAEFLKFAQKEDIIPARADAPVFRLAPLVVLVPSIMLFAVIPVWPGVVGADLDLGLFYLLAISAIGAIGVVMAAASSANKFSLVGGVRAVGQIIAYELPIVFSAAVIAMLAGSLNLTRIVEAQEGLWFMFTPFGLVAMLLFLTASFAEVLWPPFDMPIAESEIIAGVMTEYSGMRFLFFFIGEFAHILALAAAMVVMFMGGWHGPGADLVPTNLQWVVGIGWFLVKMSVLCFLFIWVRFTMPRMREDQLQRFAWKLLIPVGLANILAVGLYRVLT